The window TGGTGGACCGTTCCTACCCGGCGCAGTGCTTCGGGTTCCCGACGGAAGTGTCTCTGGGTCCCTCTATATGCTGCCGATTGAGCAATTTGGCGCTACAACCAAGTCGCTCGTAGGGCTCGTGAGTGGCACATCCGTGTGGGCCCGTGACGGAAGCGGTAACGCGATCGTTTTTGTTGACGAGGACCATTTCTTCTGGGACCACAATACCGACGAGATGATCCCGCTGGGCATTGGGGAAGACGGCTTTGTGTCGTCGATGGAAGTGCGGAAGGTACAACAAGATCCGCGGCGTCAGTCTCTGGAGGACGCACTCACGAGCGGTCGTCATCTCATCGAACTCGTTCAAGATGGCACCGCTGGCGATATCGACAAGGCGGTGAGTTTCGCAATCTACCACGGCTACAGCGATCATGTACGTGAGGTGGTGGAGCGCGGCATTGCGCTATCACTGGAGCGCGCACTGCATCACGCATCACGTGCCGGTGAAGTTGGTCTGATCGAGTACCTCGTTGGTGCAGGGGCAGACATTGATGGACGACTTCGAGCGAATACGCCCCTCATGTCGGCTGCTAGCGCCAACCAGCTCGAGAGTGCGCGACTGCTGGTGAGGTTGGGAGCCAACCTTTCGATCGTGTCGAGCCAAGGAGATACCGCAGCGAGGATTGCTCGCGTCACTGGCAACACGAAGTTGGCCGAATTCCTCGAAGGTGCCGGCGGCGCGTAAGCGTGCGGGCCCGCGAGCTCGCGCAGACCGTGCAGAACTTGATGGACACCTGGTCCCGAGAGTGTCGCGACGCTGAAGGCTTGGAGCGAGCGCTCGCGTTCGTCCAGTCCGCCTGCGCGCGAGCAGCGAACCTGCAGAAGGGGGGTGCTGTTCTTCGCGCTCTGACGCGCGCGTGTCGGCCTGCGTGCCCCCTTTGACAACTGAAGAGGCCTGACGCTTCTGCGACGACGGGCGTCCAGTCGCGTTCGGGAACGTGGAGCAAGCTGGTCTACGAGCACGACGCGCTCGACCGCTTGCGGCGCATCTCGTTTGCGGCGGCTGAAGCGGGCGAGACGTACCCGCCCGGACACCCGGCCTACGGGCTGGAGCTGCACCGCTACAGCGCGCCCGAGGCCGTGTGGGAGGCGGACTAGGATCCCCTCGGGCGCCGCAACGAGACGCGCGTCGTGGGCCGTGGGGAGCACGCCGGGCGCGTGGAGCGCTCGCGCTTCTGGTGGGACCGCGACCGCCTGGCCGCCGAGGAGGGCCCGTCGGGTGCGCTGCGGGTCTACGTGTACGAAGACCCTCACGCCCTGGTGCCCTTCATGTGGGTGGACTACGCGTCCCGCGACGACGCGCGAGACCACCCGGG is drawn from Sandaracinaceae bacterium and contains these coding sequences:
- a CDS encoding ankyrin repeat domain-containing protein produces the protein MKFESEYATKLPESVTNALRRTNGGPFLPGAVLRVPDGSVSGSLYMLPIEQFGATTKSLVGLVSGTSVWARDGSGNAIVFVDEDHFFWDHNTDEMIPLGIGEDGFVSSMEVRKVQQDPRRQSLEDALTSGRHLIELVQDGTAGDIDKAVSFAIYHGYSDHVREVVERGIALSLERALHHASRAGEVGLIEYLVGAGADIDGRLRANTPLMSAASANQLESARLLVRLGANLSIVSSQGDTAARIARVTGNTKLAEFLEGAGGA